The following are encoded together in the Streptomyces rapamycinicus NRRL 5491 genome:
- a CDS encoding glycosyltransferase, giving the protein MTVTEAELTAGLTRTSIVIALKDDVRIVEAIASVDEPGVEIVLALNGASDEIRRIAADHPRPLVVTEIPDSGNLGAAYNAGAEAASGQYLLYMDSDCVFAPGAVRMMVRSVLEHPVVKGQVVYGVGGGVLSLLTARVREYDEGDYVSALSPPLIYDRRVADHIGGYHYDPLVHWCEDREFDFRLQLAEIPVVHLPDAVIHHDAQHGLQNLRSYWRYGVGEGIGQQLGVFTTPAVPVLWRLYDSARTLLGCARAKGPLAAAFYALLQATYHTGTLYHLLRDPFGVRHRIPAAARRTRMLHAVPQHCPELTPAQRIRLRRAHRERGRVIEPVADLSVFRTPAPAPLPVQRE; this is encoded by the coding sequence ATGACCGTCACCGAGGCGGAACTCACCGCGGGCCTCACCAGGACCAGTATCGTCATCGCGCTCAAGGACGACGTCAGAATCGTCGAAGCGATCGCGTCGGTGGACGAGCCGGGGGTGGAGATCGTGCTGGCGCTCAACGGCGCCTCGGACGAGATTCGCCGCATCGCGGCCGACCACCCGCGCCCGCTCGTGGTCACCGAGATCCCCGACTCGGGCAACCTCGGGGCCGCCTACAACGCGGGCGCCGAGGCGGCGAGCGGGCAGTACCTGCTCTACATGGACTCCGACTGCGTCTTCGCCCCGGGCGCGGTGCGGATGATGGTCCGCTCGGTGCTCGAACACCCCGTGGTCAAGGGCCAGGTGGTGTACGGGGTGGGGGGCGGGGTGCTGAGCCTGCTCACCGCCCGGGTCCGCGAGTACGACGAGGGGGACTACGTCAGCGCCCTCTCCCCACCGCTGATCTACGACCGGCGGGTCGCCGACCACATCGGCGGGTACCACTACGACCCGCTGGTCCACTGGTGTGAGGACCGGGAGTTCGACTTCCGGCTCCAGCTCGCCGAGATCCCCGTGGTCCACCTGCCCGACGCGGTCATCCACCACGACGCCCAGCACGGTCTGCAGAACCTTCGCAGCTACTGGCGCTACGGCGTCGGCGAGGGCATCGGCCAGCAGCTGGGCGTCTTCACCACGCCGGCCGTGCCCGTGCTGTGGCGGCTGTACGACTCGGCGCGGACGCTGCTCGGCTGCGCGCGAGCCAAGGGGCCGCTCGCCGCGGCCTTCTACGCGCTGCTCCAGGCCACGTACCACACGGGAACGCTCTACCACCTGCTTCGGGACCCGTTCGGGGTGCGCCACCGGATACCGGCGGCCGCGCGCCGCACCAGGATGCTCCACGCCGTTCCCCAGCACTGTCCGGAACTGACTCCGGCGCAGCGGATCCGGTTGCGGCGGGCCCATCGGGAGCGGGGCCGGGTCATCGAGCCCGTGGCCGACCTGTCGGTCTTCCGCACGCCCGCGCCCGCCCCGCTTCCCGTTCAGCGGGAATAG
- a CDS encoding PIG-L deacetylase family protein — MTRVLVVAPHPDDEVIGCGASMAKHASDGAEVTVAIVIARERSLHDGLRSDADFTDETRKASAALGVHRWELWDEPSRDFLPSRKTHLDLVRLIREVRPDILYIPHRKDGDVEHRMVNQLATEALWMATSDFFGETGKPAPTPRLVLGYEVWAPLADFQYAEDVTGFVDQKVEAMRAYQSQLRHAAWDDAVRSLARYRGAVATGTTHAEVFEVISLGTPPAS; from the coding sequence ATGACCCGTGTCCTGGTCGTCGCGCCGCACCCCGACGACGAGGTCATCGGCTGCGGCGCGTCGATGGCCAAGCACGCCAGCGACGGCGCCGAGGTGACCGTCGCCATCGTGATCGCCAGGGAACGGAGCCTGCACGACGGGCTGCGCAGCGACGCCGACTTCACCGACGAGACCCGTAAGGCGTCCGCCGCCCTCGGTGTGCACCGCTGGGAGCTCTGGGACGAGCCGTCGCGCGACTTCCTGCCGAGCCGCAAGACCCATCTCGACCTCGTCCGGCTGATCCGCGAGGTACGGCCCGACATCCTCTACATACCGCACCGAAAGGACGGCGACGTGGAGCACCGCATGGTGAACCAACTCGCCACCGAGGCGCTGTGGATGGCCACCTCCGACTTCTTCGGGGAGACCGGGAAGCCGGCCCCGACGCCCCGGCTCGTCCTCGGCTACGAGGTGTGGGCGCCGCTTGCGGACTTCCAGTACGCCGAGGACGTCACCGGATTCGTCGACCAGAAGGTGGAGGCGATGCGGGCGTACCAGTCACAGCTGCGCCACGCGGCCTGGGACGACGCGGTGCGCTCGCTCGCCCGGTACCGCGGGGCGGTCGCCACCGGCACCACGCACGCCGAGGTGTTCGAGGTCATCAGCCTGGGCACGCCGCCCGCTTCGTAG
- a CDS encoding carbamoyltransferase produces MRILGVNGWPGASHDASACLLVDGEVIAFAEEERFTRAKHSYGQAPHHAVAWCLAEAGLSIEDIDFVAHGWEMPELFARRGLEWFPTPEEALDFLLPRGVFPRRRDPRLIFVEHHMAHAASAYYFSGRDSGAVLILDGQGENESATLAVGSGGDLKLLRSISPGWSLGYFYAAVCEYAGLGADAAGKLMGLAPYGTPGDTTFGGALQVHGDGYSVEAVPENLLSRGRTDEEDDTIRLWVNRLEKTLTLPPNAVSRGFDPMLGRYTKRTARDPYDYRDLAATAQEALEQCVLALVRGLLRDSGESTLLVAGGVGFNATLNGKLMRLPEVDDLFVQPLAGDQGVSLGAAGWVASQAGERVRPMTGTVAWGPRWGPDAVRQVLDATGTRYTEPADIAVATADMLARGGIVGWHQGRSEGGPRALGHRSILAVPYPAEQQDRINLTIKDRERWRPFAPSLREESAAELLGLDRPLPYMIVTTPVPERHRRYLAAATHVDGTTRPQTVSVGANPLYHRLLGQVEERTGRAVVLNTSFNGNAEPVVCSPRDALATFARAPLDALALGPFLVQR; encoded by the coding sequence ATGCGTATTCTCGGTGTGAATGGATGGCCGGGGGCGAGCCACGACGCGTCGGCCTGCCTGCTTGTCGACGGGGAGGTCATCGCCTTCGCCGAGGAGGAGCGCTTCACCCGCGCCAAGCACTCCTACGGCCAGGCCCCGCACCACGCCGTGGCGTGGTGCCTGGCCGAGGCGGGGCTGTCCATCGAGGACATCGACTTCGTGGCCCACGGGTGGGAGATGCCCGAGTTGTTCGCCCGGCGCGGTCTGGAATGGTTCCCCACCCCGGAGGAAGCGCTGGACTTCCTGCTGCCGCGCGGTGTCTTCCCCAGGCGCCGGGACCCCCGGCTCATCTTCGTCGAGCACCACATGGCCCACGCCGCGAGCGCCTACTACTTCTCGGGCCGGGACAGTGGGGCGGTGCTGATCCTCGACGGGCAGGGCGAGAACGAGAGCGCCACCCTGGCCGTCGGCAGCGGTGGCGACCTCAAACTGCTCCGGTCGATCTCGCCGGGGTGGTCGCTGGGGTACTTCTACGCCGCGGTCTGCGAGTACGCCGGTCTGGGTGCCGACGCCGCGGGCAAGCTCATGGGCCTCGCCCCGTACGGGACGCCTGGGGACACCACCTTCGGCGGCGCGCTGCAGGTACACGGGGACGGTTACAGCGTCGAGGCCGTGCCGGAGAACCTGCTCTCGCGCGGCCGCACCGACGAGGAGGACGACACGATCCGGCTGTGGGTGAACCGGCTGGAGAAGACGCTGACCCTGCCGCCCAATGCCGTCTCCCGCGGCTTCGATCCGATGCTCGGTCGCTACACCAAGCGGACCGCGCGTGACCCGTACGACTACCGCGACCTGGCAGCCACCGCACAGGAGGCGCTGGAGCAGTGCGTGCTCGCCCTGGTGCGCGGGCTGCTGCGCGACAGCGGGGAGTCGACCCTGCTGGTGGCCGGCGGCGTGGGTTTCAACGCGACACTCAACGGCAAGTTGATGCGGCTGCCGGAGGTGGACGACCTCTTCGTCCAGCCGCTCGCGGGTGACCAGGGGGTGAGCCTGGGCGCCGCCGGCTGGGTCGCCTCCCAGGCCGGGGAACGGGTCCGGCCCATGACGGGCACGGTCGCGTGGGGGCCGCGGTGGGGTCCCGACGCCGTCCGGCAGGTGCTGGACGCGACCGGGACGCGCTACACCGAACCGGCCGACATCGCGGTGGCCACGGCGGACATGCTCGCCCGCGGGGGGATCGTGGGCTGGCACCAGGGGCGCAGCGAGGGCGGTCCCCGGGCGCTCGGGCACCGCAGCATCCTCGCCGTGCCGTACCCCGCCGAGCAGCAGGACCGGATCAACCTGACCATCAAGGACCGTGAGCGGTGGCGTCCGTTCGCGCCCAGCCTGCGCGAGGAGTCGGCGGCCGAACTTCTTGGACTGGACCGGCCGTTGCCGTACATGATCGTGACCACCCCGGTGCCCGAGCGGCACCGGCGGTACCTCGCGGCAGCCACCCATGTGGACGGCACCACCCGTCCGCAGACCGTCTCGGTGGGGGCGAACCCGCTCTACCACCGACTGCTGGGACAGGTGGAGGAGCGCACCGGGCGGGCGGTTGTGCTGAACACCTCCTTCAACGGCAACGCCGAACCCGTGGTCTGCTCACCCCGCGACGCCCTGGCCACCTTCGCCCGTGCACCGCTCGATGCCCTGGCCCTGGGGCCGTTCCTGGTTCAGAGGTAG
- a CDS encoding GNAT family N-acetyltransferase, producing MLHVRNAVEEPLGNIAGTGRNASDDFHQDWERLLFLRRQGVAVRFTEVWEDTRCLATMLLEEADGSWFMWKGPTGVPDPEVLSRLLTDIARLPRVTLVLQPAWALPGALAEHGFRPGPEFTTLLVDATGTDEQILARMRPSTRGRVRRALRHGFTFTDDPGLLDRFHPFYTAAMHNADSPDFAPLQYLRELLELERVHLFGAVYGTEVAAGSVCLVNGDAVESRYVATNPAYRSQAALNFVHFQTMKWAAERGLRHLDLSGIDTGETSEKTRLINRFKLGFGGSEFRYATYSR from the coding sequence ATGCTGCACGTTCGAAACGCCGTTGAAGAACCACTGGGAAATATCGCGGGTACCGGCCGGAATGCGTCGGACGACTTCCATCAGGACTGGGAGCGCCTGCTCTTCCTGCGCCGGCAGGGGGTCGCCGTGCGCTTCACTGAGGTCTGGGAGGACACCCGGTGCCTGGCCACGATGCTGCTGGAGGAGGCCGACGGGTCCTGGTTCATGTGGAAGGGCCCGACCGGTGTGCCCGACCCGGAGGTCCTGAGCCGGCTCCTCACCGACATCGCCCGGCTACCGCGGGTCACCCTCGTGCTCCAGCCCGCCTGGGCGTTGCCCGGAGCACTGGCCGAGCACGGTTTCCGGCCGGGCCCGGAGTTCACCACGCTGCTCGTCGACGCCACCGGAACCGACGAGCAGATCCTCGCCCGGATGCGCCCGAGCACTCGTGGCCGGGTCCGGCGGGCGCTGCGCCACGGCTTCACCTTCACCGACGACCCCGGGCTGCTGGACCGGTTCCACCCGTTCTACACCGCGGCCATGCACAACGCGGACTCGCCCGACTTCGCCCCGCTACAGTACCTGCGGGAGCTGCTGGAACTGGAGCGCGTCCATCTGTTCGGAGCCGTGTACGGCACGGAGGTGGCGGCGGGTTCGGTGTGTCTGGTGAACGGTGACGCGGTGGAGTCCCGCTATGTCGCGACCAATCCCGCGTACCGTTCCCAGGCGGCACTGAACTTCGTCCACTTCCAGACCATGAAATGGGCGGCCGAGCGTGGGCTGCGGCATCTCGATCTGAGCGGTATCGACACCGGCGAGACGAGCGAGAAGACCCGACTGATCAACCGCTTCAAACTCGGCTTCGGTGGATCGGAGTTCCGGTACGCCACCTATTCCCGCTGA
- a CDS encoding ATP-grasp domain-containing protein, which yields MAERLLVCGIGSGMDRSLAAVKEMGLELVVITDRPTERVTRVADQVLVADPGRQEAVRRAVGAAGLRDVDGVLSLGYDNPPVVARLARRFGCPGVDEETALDCHLKDRRLAVLERAGLPVPRNRAADALSGALAALADIGLPAVVKPRDLSDSAGVAKLDAPDTAPERIREALRLSETGRIVIEEFLEGTEHTVAGLVAGGTFHLTGFADREYGRKEEFAPHFFEGGDTMPSALPPGTVDDVVDTVRAGVRALELRDAVVNTDVLRTPDGRVHLLEITCRMTGARIATEIMPLGTGVDPLPNAVRLALGRPLVLDELAPGGGQAVVQRFLPAHGGTVDWVGDLAAVRTPPQVYDLFWGRELRVGATLPPYSGGADPLAGVIVTGTDAARAEAMAYRVLDRLPLRLSGTGKPVGSRFR from the coding sequence ATGGCCGAGCGGCTCTTGGTGTGCGGTATCGGCTCCGGCATGGACCGCTCGCTCGCGGCCGTGAAGGAGATGGGGCTTGAGCTCGTGGTCATCACCGACCGGCCGACGGAACGGGTCACGCGGGTGGCGGATCAGGTGCTCGTGGCCGACCCCGGGCGGCAGGAGGCGGTACGGCGGGCCGTCGGCGCGGCCGGGCTGCGGGATGTCGACGGTGTGCTGTCGCTCGGCTACGACAACCCGCCCGTGGTCGCCAGGCTCGCCCGCCGCTTCGGCTGCCCGGGCGTCGACGAGGAGACCGCTCTGGACTGCCATCTGAAGGACCGGCGGCTGGCAGTGCTGGAACGCGCCGGACTCCCGGTGCCGCGGAACCGAGCCGCCGACGCCCTGTCCGGCGCGCTGGCGGCGCTGGCGGACATCGGACTGCCGGCCGTGGTGAAACCGCGCGACCTGTCGGACTCGGCCGGCGTGGCCAAGCTCGACGCGCCCGACACCGCCCCGGAGCGGATCCGCGAGGCGCTGCGGCTGAGTGAGACGGGCCGCATCGTGATCGAGGAGTTCCTGGAGGGCACCGAGCACACCGTGGCCGGACTGGTGGCCGGTGGCACCTTCCATCTCACCGGCTTCGCCGACCGCGAGTACGGCCGAAAGGAGGAGTTCGCGCCGCACTTCTTCGAGGGTGGCGACACCATGCCCTCGGCGCTCCCCCCGGGCACGGTGGACGACGTCGTGGACACGGTGCGGGCCGGGGTCCGCGCCCTCGAACTGCGGGACGCCGTGGTCAACACGGACGTGCTGCGCACTCCGGACGGCCGTGTCCACCTGCTGGAGATCACCTGCCGGATGACCGGCGCGCGGATCGCCACCGAGATCATGCCGCTGGGCACCGGGGTCGATCCGCTCCCCAACGCGGTACGGCTGGCCCTCGGCCGCCCGCTCGTCCTGGACGAGTTGGCACCGGGCGGCGGACAGGCCGTCGTCCAGCGCTTCCTCCCCGCCCACGGCGGAACCGTCGACTGGGTGGGCGACCTCGCCGCCGTCCGGACCCCGCCGCAGGTCTACGACCTGTTCTGGGGCCGTGAACTGCGGGTGGGCGCGACACTGCCGCCGTACAGCGGCGGGGCGGACCCGCTGGCCGGGGTGATCGTGACCGGGACCGACGCGGCCCGCGCCGAGGCCATGGCGTACCGGGTCCTCGACCGGCTGCCACTCAGGCTCAGCGGCACCGGGAAGCCGGTGGGCTCCCGCTTCCGCTGA
- a CDS encoding class I SAM-dependent methyltransferase → MPIAYTQWAATYELFEGETARETWRQGIAADLAKLADGPGRVLDLGAGTGVGTRVLGELLPRLEVTSLDRSPEMLDWGKVPKDRQIVGDMADFRADEGYTGGAFDFVVSGFDALNYLPSEALAGCLAGVADALRPGGHMVFDYSTRKVLSTDWAALEYSQEKDGHTLHRRHVWERAYDRSRTVLTLSRGGEVLWRETHIQYAVDPFTLEEVARAHGLHTVAVRNIEGDAYSPSHTTHVYVLRRK, encoded by the coding sequence ATGCCGATCGCCTACACCCAGTGGGCCGCCACCTACGAGCTGTTCGAGGGGGAGACCGCGCGGGAGACCTGGCGGCAGGGGATCGCGGCGGACCTGGCCAAACTCGCCGACGGCCCGGGCCGGGTCCTCGACCTCGGGGCCGGTACGGGCGTCGGCACGCGCGTCCTGGGCGAGTTGCTGCCCCGACTTGAGGTGACCTCGCTCGACCGGTCCCCGGAGATGCTCGACTGGGGAAAGGTCCCGAAAGACCGTCAGATCGTCGGTGACATGGCCGACTTCCGGGCGGACGAGGGCTACACAGGCGGCGCCTTCGACTTCGTCGTGTCGGGGTTCGACGCCCTCAACTACCTGCCCTCCGAGGCGCTGGCGGGCTGCCTGGCCGGTGTGGCCGACGCGCTGCGGCCCGGCGGCCACATGGTCTTCGACTACTCCACACGCAAGGTGCTCTCCACGGACTGGGCGGCGTTGGAGTACTCCCAGGAGAAGGACGGCCACACGCTGCACCGCCGGCACGTCTGGGAGCGGGCGTACGACCGGAGCCGGACTGTGCTCACCCTGAGCCGCGGCGGCGAGGTCCTGTGGCGCGAGACCCACATCCAGTACGCGGTGGACCCCTTCACCCTGGAGGAGGTCGCCCGCGCCCACGGGCTGCACACCGTCGCCGTACGGAACATCGAGGGCGACGCGTACTCCCCGAGCCACACCACGCACGTCTACGTGCTGCGCAGGAAGTGA
- a CDS encoding helix-turn-helix domain-containing protein, whose product MQSAGRIVSTTSEVSPKTAADRAFRVLRALDALGPGTHSLDTLTRLTGLARSTAHRILQSAVREGAVLQSGYGRYRLAPSAVSPVTGPLVNLPVSLETLHTELSALRSRAGDAALIHVPVMLRPPLRVSLCCCYDPAGELAPTLADGDRSGPLFRAPLYTDAAGLVLLARLPGVAPGDPVLRRIRDLNHARTPSALPGWDLVAAPVQRGAATVASVSLLVRRSTDPGPHRRAAAEVMRTVARLGQAARYTSQPAGAGRAR is encoded by the coding sequence GTGCAGTCTGCTGGGAGAATTGTGTCCACTACTTCGGAAGTTTCCCCCAAAACGGCCGCTGACCGGGCCTTTCGCGTGCTTCGGGCGCTGGACGCGCTCGGTCCGGGCACGCATTCCCTCGACACCCTCACCCGCCTCACCGGGCTGGCCCGTTCCACCGCTCACCGCATACTCCAGTCCGCGGTCCGCGAAGGCGCGGTCCTCCAGTCCGGATACGGCAGGTACCGGCTGGCCCCCTCCGCCGTCAGCCCGGTCACCGGCCCGCTCGTCAACCTGCCGGTCTCGCTGGAGACCCTGCACACCGAACTGTCCGCCCTGCGCAGCCGCGCAGGGGACGCCGCACTCATCCATGTGCCCGTCATGCTCCGGCCCCCGCTGCGGGTCAGTCTGTGCTGCTGCTACGACCCGGCCGGCGAGTTGGCGCCCACCCTGGCCGACGGCGACCGCTCCGGCCCGCTGTTCCGCGCGCCGCTGTACACCGACGCCGCCGGGCTGGTCCTCCTCGCGCGGCTGCCCGGCGTCGCCCCGGGCGATCCCGTCCTGCGCCGCATCCGGGACCTCAACCATGCCCGCACCCCCTCGGCGCTGCCCGGCTGGGACCTGGTGGCCGCCCCCGTACAGCGCGGCGCGGCCACGGTCGCCTCGGTGAGTCTGCTGGTCCGCCGCTCGACCGACCCCGGACCCCACCGGCGGGCCGCGGCCGAGGTGATGCGGACCGTTGCCCGGCTGGGCCAGGCGGCCCGCTACACCTCCCAGCCCGCGGGAGCCGGCCGTGCCCGCTGA
- a CDS encoding Gfo/Idh/MocA family protein: MSSIRLAVIGCGAAARACHLPALPQVTGVQLTALVDPDAAHAEGAFQVYREYGGSGSPQQATSWQEALGSFDAAVVAAPHTRHAQLADGLLRHGKHVLMEKPMTTSPADAEMLLKTAADRPGTVLAMAHPRRLFPAYAWVHRLIRNGALGTVKRVHWTEGHPYSWEPVTWSMFDRRLAHGGVLTDTGSHVFDSLFWWLGEDMTLMDHQDDSMGGLDSDSRTWLRFGTIDVIVELSRLRPLGTCCTITGTEAEVTIGTDFPAGECTLVTRSGEVLHRGDVAPVAPARGEWEALFVEQLENFAAACGPQAVAPYSTAEDGKRVVDLIDACYHGPARRAAPQPWTVNRTRSAV, encoded by the coding sequence ATGTCTTCCATACGCCTGGCCGTGATCGGCTGTGGCGCCGCCGCGCGGGCCTGCCATCTGCCCGCGCTCCCCCAGGTCACCGGCGTCCAGCTCACCGCCCTGGTGGACCCCGACGCGGCGCACGCCGAGGGGGCGTTCCAGGTCTACCGCGAGTACGGCGGGAGCGGCTCCCCCCAGCAGGCCACCAGTTGGCAGGAGGCGCTCGGGTCGTTCGACGCGGCGGTGGTCGCCGCGCCGCACACCCGGCACGCCCAGCTCGCCGACGGCCTCCTGCGGCACGGCAAGCACGTGCTCATGGAGAAGCCCATGACCACCTCGCCCGCCGACGCCGAGATGCTGCTGAAGACCGCGGCAGACCGCCCGGGCACCGTGCTGGCCATGGCTCATCCGCGCCGGTTGTTCCCCGCGTACGCCTGGGTGCACCGGCTGATCCGCAACGGCGCGCTGGGCACCGTCAAGCGTGTGCACTGGACCGAGGGCCACCCCTACAGCTGGGAGCCGGTCACCTGGTCCATGTTCGACCGCAGACTGGCCCACGGCGGTGTGCTCACGGACACCGGCTCGCATGTCTTCGACAGCCTGTTCTGGTGGCTGGGCGAGGACATGACCCTGATGGACCATCAGGACGACTCTATGGGCGGTTTGGACAGCGACAGCCGGACCTGGCTGCGGTTCGGCACGATCGACGTCATCGTCGAACTCAGCCGGCTGCGCCCGCTCGGCACCTGCTGCACCATCACCGGCACCGAGGCCGAGGTGACCATCGGCACCGACTTCCCCGCCGGGGAGTGCACCCTGGTCACCCGCTCCGGTGAGGTCCTGCACCGCGGCGACGTCGCCCCCGTCGCCCCCGCCCGGGGCGAGTGGGAGGCCCTGTTCGTCGAGCAGTTGGAGAACTTCGCCGCTGCCTGCGGTCCGCAGGCCGTCGCACCCTACTCGACGGCCGAGGACGGCAAGCGGGTCGTGGACCTGATCGACGCCTGTTACCACGGCCCGGCCCGGCGCGCCGCACCCCAGCCGTGGACCGTCAACCGGACGAGGAGCGCGGTATGA
- a CDS encoding helix-turn-helix transcriptional regulator — MSAGHSGIDEVRKHLGRLLRKCRARAVVDPGDPRIQGRRRGISQETTAALLGCSTRWYATLESGRMKNPTPEFLESVVAVLRMNDQERQFLFLYATGELPLATGPADYALHPGWAQLVERQPHPACIYTRRWDLIAANAGYLDLLFGAEAGSVAELPDRNVLRWVLLNKACRAERLVDWRDSWAAPMLGELRAAIAANPDSQDLMTLLDSLLADPVVKELWDAEIGVFRTHPDGTMLSIDDPAHGRVDFTILAANVMHARELRFVALMSTGPGFRPGSVEGRGTAPAYL; from the coding sequence TTGAGTGCAGGACACTCGGGTATAGACGAGGTAAGGAAGCACCTTGGCCGGTTATTGCGGAAATGCCGCGCCCGGGCCGTGGTGGATCCCGGTGATCCCCGCATTCAGGGGCGCCGCCGGGGCATTTCCCAGGAAACCACGGCCGCCCTCCTCGGCTGTTCCACGCGATGGTACGCGACGCTGGAGTCCGGACGTATGAAAAATCCGACTCCGGAATTCCTGGAAAGCGTGGTCGCGGTCCTGCGGATGAATGACCAGGAGCGCCAGTTCCTGTTCCTCTACGCCACCGGAGAGCTTCCCCTGGCCACCGGCCCGGCCGACTACGCGCTCCATCCCGGCTGGGCCCAACTGGTCGAGCGCCAGCCCCATCCCGCCTGCATCTACACCCGGCGCTGGGACCTGATCGCCGCCAACGCCGGCTATCTCGACCTGCTTTTCGGGGCGGAGGCCGGAAGCGTGGCCGAGCTGCCCGACCGTAACGTGCTGCGCTGGGTCCTGCTGAACAAGGCCTGTCGCGCCGAACGGCTGGTCGACTGGCGCGACAGCTGGGCGGCGCCGATGCTCGGTGAACTGCGCGCCGCGATCGCGGCCAATCCCGACAGCCAGGACCTGATGACCCTGCTGGACAGTCTGCTGGCCGACCCGGTGGTGAAGGAGCTCTGGGACGCGGAGATCGGCGTCTTCCGCACCCACCCCGACGGCACGATGCTGAGCATCGATGACCCGGCGCACGGCCGCGTGGACTTCACCATCCTCGCGGCGAACGTCATGCACGCCAGGGAACTGCGCTTTGTGGCGCTCATGTCCACCGGGCCGGGCTTCCGCCCCGGCTCGGTGGAGGGCCGGGGCACCGCGCCCGCCTACCTCTGA
- a CDS encoding NAD-dependent epimerase/dehydratase family protein, producing MSELTEFSGSVGGRIAVTGASGFIGGRVVERLILGTDAEVRPVVRGFGRAARLAPLPQGRLGFRVADLADASALGRALEGCDTVVHCAFGSSGGVDERWAATVDGTARLLAAARAAGVRRVVHLSTVDVYAPAEGAFDEEAPARAVDPADREYEQQKLAAERLALAAAGEGIDVVVLQPGVVYGPWGGQWTTAQLVRSAVDFAVLPSGGDGGVCNAVYVDDVVDAVLAACHRPDATGGRFLLAAEELTTWGRFFDHVRSIRGLTAAPADASEAAVPDWEAELYRATGRVTSDRAARALGVRCTTTLDTGMALTAAWAEWIGLGRTREGRAA from the coding sequence ATGAGCGAGCTGACGGAGTTCTCCGGATCAGTCGGCGGCCGGATCGCGGTCACCGGAGCGAGCGGCTTTATCGGCGGCCGCGTCGTGGAGCGGCTGATCCTGGGTACCGACGCCGAAGTACGCCCGGTGGTGCGCGGCTTCGGACGGGCCGCCAGGCTCGCCCCGCTGCCGCAGGGCCGGCTCGGCTTCCGGGTCGCCGACCTCGCCGACGCGTCGGCGCTCGGCCGTGCCCTGGAGGGTTGCGACACCGTCGTGCACTGCGCGTTCGGCAGCTCCGGCGGGGTCGACGAGCGCTGGGCGGCCACCGTGGACGGCACCGCGCGCCTGCTGGCCGCCGCCCGGGCCGCAGGGGTGCGCCGGGTGGTCCACCTCAGTACCGTCGACGTGTACGCGCCGGCCGAGGGGGCGTTCGACGAGGAGGCCCCGGCCCGGGCCGTCGATCCCGCCGACCGCGAGTACGAGCAACAGAAGCTCGCCGCTGAGCGGCTGGCCCTCGCCGCGGCCGGGGAAGGGATCGACGTCGTCGTCCTCCAGCCCGGCGTGGTGTACGGGCCGTGGGGTGGCCAGTGGACCACCGCTCAACTCGTGCGGTCCGCCGTCGACTTCGCGGTCCTGCCGTCCGGTGGGGACGGCGGCGTGTGCAACGCCGTCTATGTGGACGACGTCGTTGACGCGGTCCTCGCCGCCTGCCACCGCCCCGACGCCACCGGCGGGCGGTTCCTCCTCGCGGCCGAGGAACTCACCACCTGGGGCCGGTTCTTCGACCACGTCCGGTCGATCCGGGGGCTGACCGCGGCACCAGCGGACGCGTCCGAGGCGGCGGTGCCCGACTGGGAGGCCGAGCTGTACCGCGCCACCGGACGGGTCACCTCCGACCGGGCCGCCCGTGCCCTCGGGGTGCGCTGCACCACCACCCTGGACACGGGCATGGCGCTGACCGCCGCCTGGGCCGAATGGATCGGCTTGGGCCGCACCCGCGAGGGCAGGGCGGCATGA